Proteins from a genomic interval of Scomber scombrus chromosome 11, fScoSco1.1, whole genome shotgun sequence:
- the cldn18 gene encoding claudin-18: MAPSVLQNGGFVLGLIGAAALIAATAMNKWAVKDRQGDVVTSVYTYKGLWQDCETASSGFTECRPLYGLLGFSGAFQAVRALMIVGVVLSVLGSVVSIFSLKCLSMNSMEDTTKAKMSLTAGIMFIIAGVCGIAGASIYANQIVSTFRMSSYNNYGGGMQGGMGMGGGMGGMGGGMGGMPTYTFGPALFVGWIGGGVLLIGGILKSLAFRELAKDDKPSYPGVVYKPQSHTKTEQDDHHSEGGRKAHNYV, from the exons ATGGCGCCCTCAGTCCTGCAGAATGGTGGATTCGTTTTGGGTTTGATTGGTGCAGCAGCCCTCATCGCTGCTACTGCCATGAACAAATGGGCCGTCAAAGACAGGCAGGGGGATGTGGTGACGTCCGTTTATACCTACAAGGGTCTGTGGCAGGACTGTGAGACCGCTTCGTCTGGATTCACTGAGTGTCGCCCGCTCTATGGCCTCCTGGGCTTTTCAG GTGCCTTCCAGGCGGTGCGAGCCCTGATGATAGTGGGTGTGGTGCTGAGTGTGCTCGGGTCGGTGGTATCAATTTTCTCCCTTAAATGCCTCTCGATGAACAGCATGGAGGACACAACCAAGGCCAAGATGAGCCTCACCGCTGGCATCATGTTCATCATCGCTG gtgtgtgtggCATTGCAGGAGCTTCCATCTACGCCAATCAGATTGTGTCCACTTTCAGGATGTCGAGCTACAATAACTATGGAGGAGGAATGCAGGGCGGGATGGGGATGGGTGGAGGAATGGGAGGAATGGGAGGAGGGATGGGAGGAATGCCAAC ataCACATTTGGCCCTGCGCTGTTCGTTGGCTGGATAGGGGGTGGCGTCCTGCTTATTGGCGGCATCCTGAAATCTCTGGCTTTCAGGGAATTGGCGAAAGATGACAAACCAAG CTACCCCGGAGTTGTTTACAAACCTCAGTCCCACACCAAAACCGAGCAAGATGATCATCATTCAGAGGGCGGCAGGAAAGCACACAATTACGTGTAA
- the selenof gene encoding selenoprotein F: MSGEVYLMWLLSLLQTLSAYGADLSSEACRELGFSSNLLCSSCDLLGEFSLTKLQPDCRQCCQQEAQMEARKLYPGAILEVCGUKLGRFPQVQAFVRSDKPKMFKGLQIKYVRGSDPVLKLLDDNGNMAEELSILKWNTDSVEEFLSEKLERI, translated from the exons ATGTCGGGAGAAGTGTATCTGATGTGGCTCTTGTCGCTCCTTCAAACG cTGTCGGCGTACGGTGCCGATCTGTCTTCCGAGGCGTGCAGGGAGCTGGGCTTCTCCAGCAACCTGCTGTGCAGCTCCTGCGACCTTCTCGGGGAGTTCAGCCTCACCAAGCTCCAGCCCGACTGCCGGCAGTGCTGCCAGCAGGAGGCCCAGATGGAAGCGCGCAAG CTCTACCCTGGGGCCATCCTTGAGGTGTGTGGATGAAAATTGGGCAGGTTCCCTCAAGTCCAAG CTTTCGTCAGGAGCGACAAGCCAAAGATGTTCAAGGGTCTTCAGATCAAG TACGTGCGAGGCTCCGATCCTGTACTAAAGCTTTTGGACGATAACGGGAACATGGCCGAGGAACTCAGCATCCTCAAGTGGAACACAGACAGCGTGGAGGAGTTCCTAAGTGAGAAATTAGAGCGGATATAG